A stretch of Gossypium hirsutum isolate 1008001.06 chromosome A06, Gossypium_hirsutum_v2.1, whole genome shotgun sequence DNA encodes these proteins:
- the LOC107930606 gene encoding uncharacterized protein — protein sequence MDPCPFVRLTVGNLALKVPVASKPARSVVHPSWSPCFCKIKLNNFPLQTAVVPYIPSENHFPDNQPPSIAATFHLSKADIDKLAAKSIFSAKLSLKIAVYTGRSGATCGVNSGRLLGRVSVPLDLTGTDSRACVFHNGWISVGKEGNKNSSARFHLNVKAEPDRRFVFQFDGEPECSPQVFQIRGNIRQPVFTCKFSFRNTGDRNQRSRPLQSEPSSSRSWLSSFGSDRERPGKERKGWSITVHDLSGSPVAAASMVTPFVASPGSDRVSRSNPGSWLILRPGDGTWKPWGRLEAWRERGSSDGLGYRFELIPDMSASAAIVLAESTLSSKKGGKFVIDLGSNSGGGASNWRNKPVNATSPACSPRSSGDYGYGPWPFCLYRGFVMSARVEGEGKCSKPCVEVSVQHVNCTEDAAAYVALAAAVDLSIDACRLFSQRLRKELSNPHDIVV from the exons ATGGACCCTTGCCCTTTCGTACGGCTTACAGTGGGGAATCTGGCATTGAAAGTGCCAGTTGCGTCTAAACCGGCTCGGTCCGTTGTTCATCCATCGTGGTCGCCGTGTTTTTGCAAGATTAAGCTTAACAATTTCCCTTTACAAACCGCTGTTGTTCCGTACATTCCGTCGGAGAATCATTTCCCCGATAACCAACCACCATCTATTGCCGCTACTTTCCACCTGAGCAAAGCAGATATCGATAAACTCGCTGCGAAGTCGATATTTTCCGCTAAGCTTTCCCTTAAGATCGCTGTCTATACCGGTCGGAGCGGCGCTACTTGCGGGGTTAACTCCGGTCGTTTGTTAGGGAGAGTGTCGGTGCCTTTGGATCTGACGGGAACTGATTCTAGGGCTTGTGTTTTCCACAATGGCTGGATTTCAGTCGGGAAAGAAGGTAATAAAAATTCCTCCGCTCGGTTTCACTTGAATGTTAAAGCGGAACCCGACCGGAGATTCGTTTTTCAGTTCGACGGCGAGCCGGAATGTAGTCCTCAAGTGTTTCAGATCCGTGGAAATATCCGGCAACCCGTTTTCACTTGCAAGTTCAGTTTTCGAAATACCGGTGACCGGAATCAAAGATCTAG GCCGTTACAGTCAGAGCCAAGTAGTTCTCGGAGTTGGTTAAGCTCGTTTGGGAGCGACAGGGAAAGGCCAGGGAAAGAGCGAAAAGGATGGTCAATAACAGTCCACGACTTATCCGGCTCACCTGTAGCCGCCGCTTCAATGGTCACACCTTTCGTGGCTTCACCCGGTTCGGACCGAGTCAGCCGTTCTAATCCCGGTTCATGGCTTATTCTCCGTCCAGGAGATGGCACCTGGAAACCCTGGGGCCGTCTCGAAGCTTGGCGTGAACGTGGTTCTTCCGATGGACTCGGTTACCGCTTCGAGCTCATTCCCGACATGAGCGCATCGGCGGCTATCGTCTTGGCCGAATCAACGCTTAGTTCGAAGAAAGGCGGGAAGTTCGTCATCGACCTCGGCAGCAACAGTGGCGGAGGAGCTTCAAACTGGCGGAACAAGCCGGTGAACGCGACGTCTCCGGCTTGTAGCCCGAGAAGCAGCGGGGATTACGGGTACGGACCATGGCCATTTTGCCTTTACAGAGGATTCGTAATGTCGGCTCGCGTGGAAGGAGAAGGCAAGTGTAGCAAACCCTGCGTGGAAGTTAGCGTGCAGCACGTGAACTGTACGGAAGATGCAGCTGCTTACGTGGCGTTAGCAGCTGCCGTTGATTTAAGTATCGATGCATGCCGGCTTTTCTCTCAACGGTTGAGAAAAGAGCTCAGTAATCCCCACGACATAGTTGTCTAA
- the LOC107930531 gene encoding inositol-tetrakisphosphate 1-kinase 3 isoform X1 — MRLNDENDEEEGPKTMSHCSIGHLQQEKSFVIVGYALTSKKVESFLKPKLEGLARNKGILFVAIDQNRPLSDQGPFDIVLHKLTGKEWRQILEEYRRTHPEVTVLDPPDAIQHLHNRQSMLQCVADMNLSDTYGKVGVPRQLVIKRDSSSIPDAVTKAGLILPLVAKPLVADGSAKSHELSLAYDEYSLQKLEPPLVLQEFVNHGGVLFKVYIVGEAIKVVRRFSLPDVTKRELSKNAGVFRFPRVSCAAASADDADLDPSVAELPPRPLLERLAKELRRRLGLRLFNLDIIREHGRRDHFYVIDINYFPGYGKMPGYEHIFTDFLLSLVQSRYKKRSV; from the exons ATGAGGCTGAACGACGAGAACGACGAAGAAGAAGGACCGAAAACGATGTCGCACTGCTCCATCGGACACTTACAACAAGAGAAAAGCTTTGTTATTGTTGGATACGCTCTTACTTCTAAGAAAGTTGAGAGCTTTTTAAAGCCAAAACTCGAAGGTTTAGCCAG GAATAAAGGGATATTGTTTGTTGCAATCGATCAAAACAGACCTCTTTCAGATCAAGGTCCTTTTGATATAGTATTGCACAAg TTGACCGGAAAAGAATGGCGCCAAATTCTAGAG GAATATAGACGAACACATCCCGAAGTCACGGTTCTCGATCCTCCGGATGCTATACAACATTTACACAATCGTCAATCGATGTTACAATGTGTTGCAGATATGAATTTATCTGACACTTACG GAAAAGTTGGTGTTCCTCGACAGTTAGTCATTAAAAGAGATTCGTCATCCATTCCCGATGCTGTAACCAAAGCTGGGTTGATACTACCCCTTG TTGCGAAACCATTGGTTGCCGATGGAAGTGCAAAGTCACATGAACTATCACTTGCTTACGATGAATACTCTCTTCAAAAACTTGAACCACCGCTCGTTCTTCAAGAGTTTGTTAACCACG GAGGTGTACTTTTCAAGGTTTATATCGTTGGAGAAGCCATAAAAGTAGTGAGGCGGTTCTCTTTACCTGACGTAACTAAGAGAGAACTCTCAAAAAATGCCGGTGTTTTCCGTTTTCCACGTGTTTCATGCGCCGCAGCATCCGCGGACGATGCCGATTTGGACCCGAGTGTGGCTG AGCTTCCTCCTCGCCCATTACTCGAAAGACTAGCCAAAGAACTTCGTCGACGACTG GGTCTTCGGTTATTTAACCTAGATATTATCCGGGAACATGGAAGGAGGGATCATTTTTACGTCATCGACATCAACTACTTTCCCG GGTACGGGAAAATGCCTGGTTACGAACATATATTTACGGACTTCCTGTTAAGCCTTGTGCAAAGCCGATACAAGAAAAGATCGGTATAG
- the LOC107930531 gene encoding inositol-tetrakisphosphate 1-kinase 3 isoform X2: MLQCVADMNLSDTYGKVGVPRQLVIKRDSSSIPDAVTKAGLILPLVAKPLVADGSAKSHELSLAYDEYSLQKLEPPLVLQEFVNHGGVLFKVYIVGEAIKVVRRFSLPDVTKRELSKNAGVFRFPRVSCAAASADDADLDPSVAELPPRPLLERLAKELRRRLGLRLFNLDIIREHGRRDHFYVIDINYFPGYGKMPGYEHIFTDFLLSLVQSRYKKRSV, translated from the exons ATGTTACAATGTGTTGCAGATATGAATTTATCTGACACTTACG GAAAAGTTGGTGTTCCTCGACAGTTAGTCATTAAAAGAGATTCGTCATCCATTCCCGATGCTGTAACCAAAGCTGGGTTGATACTACCCCTTG TTGCGAAACCATTGGTTGCCGATGGAAGTGCAAAGTCACATGAACTATCACTTGCTTACGATGAATACTCTCTTCAAAAACTTGAACCACCGCTCGTTCTTCAAGAGTTTGTTAACCACG GAGGTGTACTTTTCAAGGTTTATATCGTTGGAGAAGCCATAAAAGTAGTGAGGCGGTTCTCTTTACCTGACGTAACTAAGAGAGAACTCTCAAAAAATGCCGGTGTTTTCCGTTTTCCACGTGTTTCATGCGCCGCAGCATCCGCGGACGATGCCGATTTGGACCCGAGTGTGGCTG AGCTTCCTCCTCGCCCATTACTCGAAAGACTAGCCAAAGAACTTCGTCGACGACTG GGTCTTCGGTTATTTAACCTAGATATTATCCGGGAACATGGAAGGAGGGATCATTTTTACGTCATCGACATCAACTACTTTCCCG GGTACGGGAAAATGCCTGGTTACGAACATATATTTACGGACTTCCTGTTAAGCCTTGTGCAAAGCCGATACAAGAAAAGATCGGTATAG